The stretch of DNA CAGAGGCTTTAGCGTCTGGCTTTTATTGGTTGTTTACTCAAacctagcatttaaaaaaaaagtcacctgagGTGGTAGTTCAGTCCCCggtggaggcaggggcaggccaGTGGTCACTTGGGAAGAAGGTGCCAACGTGGTATGATGGGTCCTTCACATGTAGTACCAAGCCAGGAGGCTGGCAACCAGGGCCACACCAGCGGCCAGAATGAACTGCAGGCTGGGCTGACTCAGCACAGCCAGGGCTGTTCGGAAGGGGCAGCTGCTGCCctccagggcacctgtgtggtggCACCAACAGGGGACATGGCATCAGTGGGGAACATGGACACACCCACCCTGGGATGAGACTTTGGGACAGGCAAGACCTACCTCTGTCTGGTTTAGCAGCATAGTAGGGGCATTTACGCACGTCTCCCTTCCCATCGTGCGCCAGAACTCCATCCTCCAGGATCTCTCTGGCCAACAAGGAGCCAGCCTGGTCCAGTTCATTGAATATCTGCAGGAGCAGGGGATGAACAGCCATCACTGGACTGCATACACTCTGCTCTCAGaaatctctctcctcccctgAGCAGAGGGAGCTAGAACCAGCAAGACTTGCACAGGAGAGCAAACCAGTACATCAGCAGCCCTAGTGAGCAGCAGGCACCACCACAGCGACCTCACGCTTCTCCCTGGCACAGCTCTTGAAGTGGGACCACACCTGTGCTGCAGCATCTCACCACTGCTGACTCTGGTGGCTCCACCCTGGGCACTGACCAGACAACACAGCCCACAGCTGGAACTCCCAGGGAGAAACAATGAGAACAGAACAAAAGCGCTGTCCCACGACAGGCTGTGAGCGCTGGCACTTTCCCATTGTCAGTggctaggtatttttttttaattttttttttatttttttattttattttatttatgatagtcatacagagagagagagagagagagaggcagagacacaggcagagggagaagcaggctccatgcaccgggagcccgatgtgggattcgatcctgggtctccaggatcgtgccctgggccaaaggcaggcaccaaactgctgcgccacccagggatcccagtggctAGGTATTTTTACTGAATGACAGGAACATGAGACAACTGAGGCCCCAGCAGGCTTGCTGATGTCAGACTAATCTGACAGGCCTGCAACTGGGGCTGGAGCCTCACTCCCCATCCTGGCCACTCTCCTGGTGCTGAGGGCTGGCCTGGGCCCCGGGACGGAATCAGCCTCCCCAGACTTGGCCGCATCTAACAGTCATTTGTAAACAGAGTTCTCCTCACTCTCCTTAGTTCTGTGAACTTATCAAGTGAGACTTTTCATAGCAACCCTTgctaaaaaaggaggaaatccaCTCAAGACAATCCTGtggtgagagaggaggagacagctTTATTCTCTCCGAACCCTCAGTGCTAGGACCTCACCCTCCCCAAAGTAAGCACACAGGGCACCTGTCAAACAGCGGAGCCATCACTGGGCTCATGCCCTCTGGCCGATTTGGTCCTGTACTTTCTGGCAGCCCACAGCTCATCTGGCCTAATGCACGGAAACCTGTTTGGGCAGCTCTGGATTGGCTCTTACCATCAGAGGCCCCCCTCCAGCCCGAGCCCCAGCAGTACCTGCATGTTGTACTCAAAGGCCTTGTTGGCCTCCTCCACAATCCTTTCCTTGGTCTTCAGGTTCAAGTCCAAGGCATTCATCCTGGCCCGGTACAACTGTTTGAACTGTTGTGCATTGTCCACGTTCTCAAACAGGTAGAACTGGGTCCCTTCTCCCGTGCTAGGGAGTTTCAGGGCCCGCTGGGCCACCTTCTTCAGCACCTGGCCCCCTGAGAGGTCCCCCATGTAGCGGGTATAGGCATGGGCTACCAGCAGCTCTGGCTCATTCTGCCCCACGTAGTGGATCCGCTCCACATACTTTTGGGCAGCCTTAGAGCACTGCACCTTCTCCTCCCAGTCCTCACCGAAGAAATACTCCATGTCCTTGGTCAGTGCCTCCTTCCGGTGTAGTTCCGTGGGAAAGTACAAGGGGGCAAAGGCTGGGTGGTCTTTGTTGCGTTCCATTTCCTCCTCGAGGGCGGAGTATGTGAAGTAAAGTGCAGTTGTGGCCAGCTGTTGAGGGTAAGGGGAGACCATGGCAAAGGGCTGCAGGCCTTGCCCAGCGAGCATGTCTCATGAGCCCACTGATCCCACCACCCCGATCCCCAGAAGCCCATGTTTATACAAGGAATCATTTCACACCCAGGAAACTTCATGTTCCTTAAAGAAATGACATGGTGAATTCTTTGGAACGTGGATACTTCTGCTTCCTGCATATCACTGCGATGCTATTCTATTTAAGCCACATGAAACCGCAGTCTGCTATCAATGGAGTGGCGAGCAGGTGAGAAAAGGCCCAGCTGCCACCTCACAGCAGCTCCAAGGGGATACTCCTCATGGGACCAAGGCCCCCAACGTGACCCCATCCAGGACCAAGGGCACCCACCTTAAACAGCTCCTTCCTGATGTTGCCTTTCAGGAAGTCCTTGACAAACTGGGTGTTTTCTGCCCGGTCATGTGCTTCCTTGGTCCCTTCCTTCAGGAGCTCGGAGAGGTCAGCCATCCTGTGGAGATgggtgtgtgagtgcatgtgtgttaGCCCTGCTCGGTCTCAGGGTGGCCCCCgctgagctggaggcagaagcTACTTAAAACTCcactgcagggcagccctggtggctcagcggtttagcgcagcctgcagcccggggtgtgatcctggagaccctggatcgagtcccacgtcgggctccctgcgtgaagcctgcttctccctctgcctgtgtctctgcctctctctctctcctctctgtgtatactcatgaataaataaataaaatcttaaaaaaaaaaaaaaaaaaaactccactgcAGCACTAACACAGTCTGGCTGGGGAGCAGGCAAATGTGAATGGGCCCCAAGGATGTGGGCGCCATGTGGGATGATGGGCCTGTTCCTGAACAGTCCGTGTCTCTGTGAACCCCCCCCAAAATGAACAATGCTTGGTCTCTGTGGCCACCGTGTGCCTGAGGAAACACACACTTCTGATCCCACCAATATTTGCTGGCTTCTCCAGGGAGCAGCCAGTCTTTGCGAACGTGTTTCACAGAATCGTGCTGTGACGGACTGTGGATGTCCCTCCCTTGCCGCCTTCCTCCCACCCTGACCCATAGCCTGTGCAGGTCTCCATGTCACTGGGCCCAGGTGTAGGATCAGAATGAGAGGGGCCAAGGCAGTGGGAACCAGGACCTAGGTTTGTACCACTTAAAATGACACAGATGGTGTATGCTGACAGGTGCCACAGACCATATGTGACAAGGCAAAGGCCGCATGACCCAAAAGATGAGCAACTCATGTGGTCCACACAATCCATCCACTAGAATGACAAAACCTTGGTCCCTCACGGCCCACCCTTTGCTAGCTTTTCTAAGAGATTAGTTCCTACCACCTACATGCTAAGAATCATTTATTATTAGCAATTATTTCAAGACATAAACaggggggatcccggggtggcgcagcggtttggcgcctgcctttggcccagggcacgatcctggagacccgggatcgaatcccacgtcgggctcccgatgcatggagcctgcttctccctctgcctgtgtctctgcctctctctctctctctctctctgtgactatcataaataaataaaaaaaaattaaaaaaaaaaaaagacataaacagcACTTTGTCAGTGACAGCGCTACAATGAGAAGAAGAACAATGGGAAAGAGGCTCTGGTCACTCAAGGCTTAGCAAGAACTGTCCCTATCCAGTAGGAAAAACCCTGGAGTCAGAGCTACTCCTACATTCTAAGTGGTGGAAAACACTGGAAAAGGTGCCAGGTTTGTCTGATGACCCTTTTTCAGCACAGATAACAAAACACCTAgggtttcagaaagaaaaaaggatctgAACTACCAATTCCATTCTTCAGCACTCCCTAGGGAAGCAGGGGGTAACTGCTCAGAAGCCCAGGGTGGTGTGTGGTATATATCTCTGCAATTCCAGTCAGGGGTGTCTGTGCGTGGTGGGATGACCCTGACCACACCCTGGTGTCTGAGGCCCACAGAACTCAACACAGCCCACAGAACTCAACACAGCCCCCAGCCCTCACCTGGTGTGGTTTTCTTTATCTGAGGCCCCAGAGCTCCTTTTCTCTGACTCATCCACCGCCTCTGAGGTCTCCAGTTCCGCTGACATTGCTGCTGAGTGTGATTCTTGCTGTGCTCACTCTTCTGGTCCTGAGGAGACACAAGGAGCTGGTGACATGGCACCCATGGCAGTCCGTTCCCCCAAACACTTGCTGGAACTGCTTTCCTCTGAGCCAATAGAACAGAGGAGTCACTCAAGTGccttagaaatgttttctttaaaaatcaagctCTGCCATTACGGGGACCATTATTTGAATATGGACAAAATTTGAATATGGACAGTGGATTAGGTAACAGCACTGTACTAATATTGAACTTGCTGGTTTTTATAAATTGTACTGATTATATAAATGTCTTTGTTTTAGGAAACATATCCTGAAGTTCTCAAAAGTAAAGGGGCACACTGCAAGTTACTGTATAACAGTtcagaaaagtgtgtgtgtgtgtgtgtgtgtgtgtgtgtgtgtgtgtgtgtacatattagGGGGAGGGAGCAAGGAGATACGCAAGTAAAAGCAAATGAGGCAAAATGCTGGTGGTGAATTTGGATAAAAGGTACATAAGAGTTCTTTGAACCATTCTTACAATGTTTCTATATGTGTGAATAACCACATAgataaagcttaaaaacaaaaaagcagcagcaggCACAGCAGCTCTGAGTGGGACACTGGCCCATCCCAGCTGTCGTCACTGTTCTCACCAGCAGGGCGGCTTTGTGtgcagagcagggagcagggcacTAAATGGGAGCAGTAAACCACGCCGTTCCCAGCAGCTCCACAGACCAGCTGTATCAGGTACATGGAGTCACCAAGCAAGTGGAGACCAGCCCCAGCCTACTCCTGACTCTGCCAGGCTGAAGGAAATCATACAAGCTGGTGCACCAGTTCTCGCTGCTGCTGCTACCAGGGCGGAGCCTTTGTCAGCCAGGAAAATAGGGTCCAATACAAGCTAACCCCCCACCCTTGGAGGCCTCTACTCTGGCAGTGCACAGCAGCAGCTCATCTGGGGAACTTTCCAGATGAAGAGCAGCACAGGTATACCAGCTATAATAACCTATAAAACCAGAGCTACCAAATTAAGCCAAGGAAAGAAGAGGCCTTCATTTCTTACCTCAACCAGTgtctatttattgagcattttctacATGTTCCACCAAGAAAAATAGGTGTCAAGAAGGACAAAAAAGTACAAGTAATGGTCCTTCAaaggtataaagaagaaaagaaaaaccaacttcTATCTCACCCCACAGATGTATCATTGCTAATGTTAGTATATATCCTGAGTTTTCTCTAGGCAtgtaattatatcttttttatctttttggatATTGTAAGACATAGTTGGGCAGCACCGATGGCTGGAATCTAAAAAGAacagatttgggatccctgggtagctcagcggtttagtgcctgccttcggcccagggcctggatcctggagtcctggggtcaaatcccacattgggcttcctgcatggggcctgcttctccctctgcttctctctctgtctctcatgaataaataaaatttttaaaaatctttaaaaaaataaagagaaaaaatttaagtcaTAGAAACaggaggggtggctgggtggctcattcagttaagcgactgccttctgctcaggtcatgatcccggagtcctggaattaagccccacatctctgctcagcaggaagcctgcttctcctccctctgcttatactcactctgtcaaataaattaaaataagaaagggagagaagaggagaggggaggggaggggaggggaggggaggggaggggaggggagaggagaggagaggagaggagaggagaggagaggagaggagaggagaggagaggagaggagaggagaggagaggagaggagaggagaggaggagagaaagagaaagaagaagagaaagaagaagagaaagaagacaagacGAGACGAGAAGGAGAGattggttgccaggggctagaggTGGGGATAATAGGAAGAGGTTAGTAAAagggtacaaattttcagttataagatgagtaaggCCTGAGGATTTAATCAACAGCACGGTGACTAGAGTTAATAATACTTTATCGTGTAATTGAAATTTTCTGAGAAGTGTAGCTTTTAAGCATTATCACCAAAGAATATGTGTGATGATgcatttttttattcaattatgGAAatccatgggacacctgggtggcccagtggctgagtgtctgccttggctcagggcgtgatcctggattcccgggatcgagtcccacatcaggctccttgcatggagcctgctctcctccctctgcctgtgtctctgcctctctttctgtgtctcttatgaataaataaaatctttttaaaacaattatggaGATCCATGATTATAGATCATCacactgtatactttaaatacatTGTAATTTTActtgtgaattatacctcaatgaaatTGGGGGAGAAAAAGCcccaaaatatatagaaaatgggACCTTCTATTAAATCCAAATCAGATATACTCTCATCTCAAAAATGCTGATGAACTAACTGTATGGTCCATTAATGTTAAGTCCAGAATGCAAAGTTAGGTGGTCATCACGTGGAGAGAAGAGTATTCAAAGAGGTCtcctggagggacacctgggtggctcagtggttgagcatctaccttcggttcagggcatgatcccaggattctgggattggatagagtcccacagtccctgtgggggagcctgtttctccctttctctctgtgtctctcatgaaataaacaaataaaatcttaaaaaaaaaaaaaaaaaagaggtctccTGGAGAAGGGATGGCTTACCCAGGACCCTCAATGACAGACATCAtttggggtggaggaggagaaggaccCTCAAGATCAAGGAACAATGTGAACAAAGTAAAATAGGACAGACCAGAGAGATACCATAAAACTGCCCAGCTACATATCCCTGTGTTCTTTTACTGAGGGGCCAAGGTAGACTTTGTTGGCTGCAGAATAAGCCCCACACCAGCTTGTCTGTGCTGACCTTTTACAGATCTTTACGAAAGAACATATCTGAGCTCTATGTCCTTGGGATCCTGAGAGTCAAGATTTATAACAGGACATTCAGCAGTCAGGCTGCTGAGAGAAGAGGGTGCTGGATGGGCACTCTGGGCCACCcagtggagggaagggggcagagtAAAAGGTCCCAGAATCGCTAGACAGGTGGCAGGTGCATGTGGCCATGCCAAAGACCTAGCCCAGCTCCCATGCTGCTTGCAGCTGAAActaaaagtgggcaaaggataAATGCAATCTGGTTGATAAATGCAAATAGTAACTTAGGTAAACCTCCTGCACCTAGTTATCATGCTGCACAATAGTGATTATACCTATGATTAAATCTGATTATTGTTTCATTTGGTAATAACAGCACAGTCTGTGAGGGTGTGGTCTTGCCGGAGCAACAGGGCCTTTTGCAACTCTcaaaaatacagggatccctgggtggcacagtggtttggcgcctgcctttggcccagggcgcaatcctggagacctgggatcgaatcccccgtcgggctcccggtgcatggagtctgcttctccctctgcctgtgtgtctctgcctctctctctttctgtgtgtgactatcataaataaatttaaaaaatttaaaaaatattttaaaaaaatacaaaaggggGAGGGGTGTCTGTGCTGGGTAATTCattcagtgaagcatctgactcttggattaggctcaggtcatgatctcagggtcctgcaatagagccctcattgggctctgtgctcagcctggtGTCTGTTTaggtttttctcttcctctgccccctcctcccgctcactcatgctctctaaatcaatctttttaattttttttttaaataccaatgtGGGAAGGCCAGCTTCCACAGATGTCCACTCATCAAGACTTTATTTGTGTCAATCTCCCTTCAGGTACACCTTCCCCCTCACCTGGGAGGAGGCCCAACTCTGGCCCCAGAGGCAGGGCCACAGCTGTCTGTATCAGTGGTGGAGCTCCAGaccccagaaaataacaagttctcaacaaacatttgctgaataaaaaaatccaaaggaagggcacctggctggctcagtcagaagaatgtgcaactcctgatctcaggatcataagtcgagccccaagttgggtgtagagattacttacataaataaaaacttaaaaaagaaatccaaggaaaggaggcaggcaggcagtggTCTCATGCATACTGCCAACAACAAGGCACCTGTGGACAACAAAAAGTAATCTGCTGTTGACTACTTCAATAGTTCTCTAAACTCAAAACACGATTTAacaattttgttttgaaagaaagatACTAGCCTACTCCACTCAGAGGCAAGAATCCTGAGTCCTTAATATGAACTAAAAGCACCATCTGCAGAGATGGGCATACTAGAGAAGGCTCCATTAGTACAGTCAACCCACACAAGCATGGCCCAGGGAAGGAAGGTTGTGTCCATCCCTGGGGCCTGGTCACTGTTCTTCAAGGAAGTGGCTGTGTGGTGCAACATGAAGAAGCTACCTTATAATGTCAGAAACAAAGTCTTCTTCATTCTCTGAAAAGCTATGTGTCCAAACTTGGTCTGACTGGCCTCTACACTCGAATCCTTTTCTCTTTGCAGGAACCACTAGAATTCCTAGAAAATCAGGGACCAAATCATAAATGTAGAACCTTTCTAGACTTCAACTCCTCATTATAAACAAGAAGCTGTCTCACTCCCCCTGGAGTCTGCTTAGGTTTTCTTCTCCCCCTTTCGttgttgaaaaacaaacaaacaaaaaggattcCACTCTGGGAAATACACTTCAAAAAGTATTACTGGTAATCGGTACCAAAACGGTTAAGTAGCcatactacttaaaaaaaaaaagaaaaaattaaagaaattaaaattaaattaaaaaattaaagaaaaaagtcacacaGCCTAACAATACAGGGTAGGACTGCTCGAACAGAGTAAACAACAGAATCATGGCACAGCTGGGACAAGTTGATAGTTGATAGGCTACATCCACTATGGAAAAGTCTACATAGAGTTATTTTACATAAAGGACTCAAAATGCTGACTACAAGCATGTGCAAAATTATGTAAGTCAAActggcacctgggtgcctcagttggttaagtatctggctcttgatttcagctgaggtcacaatcttagggtcatgagactgaatCCCACATGCAGGGCTCTGTGGTCAGCAAGCAGTCTGCTTAAGgaatctctctccccctctccctctgcccctcctctggcttgCACTCGTGTGCacgctttctctaaaataaataaataaatcttaaagtatgtaagtaaaaaagaaaaaaaaaagtacctaagTATAATGATGATAACAGGAAGGCAGTTTggcaaaatataaacaattgtTTGACTTTTTAGCTAATTGGCTCCTTCTTTTATATATAGTGGCCCAATTCTCTTGACAAGGAGGAAgacaggggaaaagagagaggaagagagatggagacagagtgGAAGTAGACCAAGCAAACAAGATAAGTTAAGAGCCTGCAGTGCACTAACTAGTCCACAGGGAGTCACTTGGGCCTTTACTTTGCTCTTACAAATTTCAGAAAGGTCCATATGCCCTTTGTTCTAATTCCAGAAAACTGTAACCCTCTGTTTATAAAATCTACCTCCATAACTCTGGTACTAGCTATTCATCTGATACAGGCTTTTAGTCTCACTCCAGATctaatagaagtagaaaaaatgtCCCATCACCAACGTTCCTTCCAGCAAACGAAGTTCCTTCCTATGGACCTGCCCAGCAGATCCAGAACACTCATTTCAAAGCCTTTGTTCCTGATAAATTGCAGGCTCAAGGCACTAGGGCTCCTGAAAGAAGAGACATATTCAAAGATATTAAATCCTCTTCCATGGACCCTCATGTCCTATAAACCTCAGAAAATCAGTGCAATGCTGCCAGACAGGACTACATTATCACTCATTCCCCATTTGGTGATTTAAAAAGgcacaggggtgtctgggtggctcagtcagttaagtgtctgactcttgtatttcggctcaggtcatgatctctgagttcaagccctatgtcaggcatCCCACTCAGCAGGAGTTggcttgaaattttctctttccctctccttttgcctctccctgcacttgtgctctccttctctctctttaaataaatcttaagggcagcctgggtggctcagcggtttagctcttgcctttggcccagggcgtgatcctggagtcctgggatcgagtcccacgtcgggctccctgcatggagcctgcttctccctctgcctgtgtctctgcctctttctctctggatctctcatgaataaataaaaaaaaatattttaaaaaataaataaatcttaagaaataagacaaaaaagcACAATAAAGACAATCCATAATAATtctggaatggaatggaatggaatggaatggaataataATTCCATTTTGATTCTTCTTTGCCCTGAGAAACTACTGAAGAAGGGAGGAGGTTGCAGAGGTCAGCCAGCACTAGAGAGcaaggtgggggaaggggttaGAAAATGCAAGGCAAACCTCCCTGGAATTAGAACAATTCTCTCACCTGACACTGGAATTGACGTGACCAGCTACCAGCTATAGATGCCCACAACATGAGCTGGTGTTGTTATCCCAATGCGCAGAGGAGGAAACAGCCAAAGGAAAGGTAGTAAGTGGTTGCTCGGACTCCTGTACTGGGTTGGCCATagctcccacccctccctgctaAATAGCTTCTGGTTGGGCACAAGGAGTCCCTGGCCTGCTTACCAGAAGGCTGTTCCTAGCTCAGAGTTTACTGCTGTATAGAACTggcatcacattaacaagaggcGATTATTCTTTGGCTTTCACAAGTGTTGTCATCATGTTTCCCCAGTTAAATCAGAAGCTTCCTACAAAGACAGATCATCAAGACTCCCTCAGACTCAGTTTCTCAGAGTCCAGTGCCATATTCCAAATCACATACAAGCCAGCACCCTGGGCAGTCTCCAACTTGAGTTGTAACTGCTGTAGATGCACAGACGGAATGCCTGAGAAAGCTAGCTAAATGGGGGTGGACAAGAA from Vulpes vulpes isolate BD-2025 chromosome 3, VulVul3, whole genome shotgun sequence encodes:
- the HMOX2 gene encoding heme oxygenase 2; the encoded protein is MSAELETSEAVDESEKRSSGASDKENHTRMADLSELLKEGTKEAHDRAENTQFVKDFLKGNIRKELFKLATTALYFTYSALEEEMERNKDHPAFAPLYFPTELHRKEALTKDMEYFFGEDWEEKVQCSKAAQKYVERIHYVGQNEPELLVAHAYTRYMGDLSGGQVLKKVAQRALKLPSTGEGTQFYLFENVDNAQQFKQLYRARMNALDLNLKTKERIVEEANKAFEYNMQIFNELDQAGSLLAREILEDGVLAHDGKGDVRKCPYYAAKPDRGALEGSSCPFRTALAVLSQPSLQFILAAGVALVASLLAWYYM